In Pseudonocardia sp. DSM 110487, the sequence AGTCCGGCTGTGGCAAGTCGACCCTGGCCCGGGTGCTGGTGCGGCTGGACGACCCGACGCGGGGCCGGGTCGTGCTGGACGGCGTGGACCTCACGGCGCTGCGCGGCAGGCGGCTGCGGGCGCACCGCAGGCACGTCCAGATGGTGTTCCAGGACCCGTTCTCCTCCCTCGATCCACGCCAGCCGGTCGGCGCTGCCCTCGACGAGGTGCTCACCGTGCACGGGCTGCGCAGGCCGGGCCGCGTCGAGGAGCTCCTCGACCTCGTCGGGCTCCCTGCCGAGTTCACGGCGCGGCTGCCGCACGAGATGTCGGGCGGGCAACGCCAGCGCGTCGGGATCGCCCGCGCGCTCGCACCGGAGCCGCGGGTGCTGCTGCTCGACGAGCCGGTGTCCGCGCTCGACGTCTCGGTGCGGGCCGAGGTGATGAACCTGCTCGCGCACCTGCGCGCCGAGCTGGGACTGGCGCTCGTGTTCATCAGCCACGACATGGCGATGGTGCGCCAGATCAGCGATCGTGTCGCCGTCATGTACTTCGGGCGGATCGTCGAGGAGGG encodes:
- a CDS encoding ABC transporter ATP-binding protein, translating into MDLMLEAHDLEKKYPVRGTDQVVHALNGVSLAVGPGETLGVVGESGCGKSTLARVLVRLDDPTRGRVVLDGVDLTALRGRRLRAHRRHVQMVFQDPFSSLDPRQPVGAALDEVLTVHGLRRPGRVEELLDLVGLPAEFTARLPHEMSGGQRQRVGIARALAPEPRVLLLDEPVSALDVSVRAEVMNLLAHLRAELGLALVFISHDMAMVRQISDRVAVMYFGRIVEEGGWREVLADPLHPYTAGLRAAVPVPDPTITQPLTPTVVGEVPDPVQPPTGCPFHPRCPHAEDICRAELPRLVEIRPGHRAACHVAAR